A window of the Methanoregula sp. genome harbors these coding sequences:
- a CDS encoding S41 family peptidase: MPSRTGTLTYSTTGDFGAKYADIGGGYGLAVTRLDSGKVIVSYVANGSAAETAGIRPGDRVTSWNGRPIMDAISATSYIWAVKKPSTAEGILLQQQRLLTRAPVGTPATITVTAGTGSNPRTVNLTAYDDGADTLKRTTFFLGKQINDIGAPSILTDIKPQISNDTLTYRILPGGYTYIAIYDESYEVYQPFKAAMLSAIANKSPGMVIDLRYNSGGDDNIASCFAGWFVDKPVFYEYATKYDTGSRKFMVVSEAWTVPRPIGYHGPVAVMVSPDTISSGEGVPMIFAKSGTGTIISWYGTNGAFGMNGLQAILPLGMYVVFPDGASLNEKHVMQVDSNASGIGGVSPQIRVPLNEDTVARTMSGEDVQLTYALNWLIEQQNPKTPSATAATAMPTQKSAPGITMIVVAFGLLVVIAGRK; encoded by the coding sequence TTGCCATCCCGGACGGGCACGTTGACGTACTCGACAACCGGCGATTTCGGGGCTAAGTATGCCGACATCGGCGGGGGGTATGGGCTTGCCGTGACCAGGCTCGATTCCGGAAAAGTGATCGTGAGTTATGTGGCAAACGGGAGTGCAGCAGAAACTGCGGGAATCCGGCCCGGGGATAGAGTGACCTCATGGAACGGCAGGCCCATCATGGATGCCATCAGCGCCACGTCTTACATATGGGCCGTGAAGAAACCTTCCACCGCTGAGGGGATCCTGCTCCAGCAGCAACGGCTCCTGACCCGGGCCCCGGTCGGAACACCGGCTACCATTACCGTAACTGCAGGTACCGGTTCGAATCCTCGGACTGTGAACCTCACGGCCTACGATGACGGGGCCGACACTCTGAAAAGGACCACCTTTTTCCTCGGCAAACAGATCAATGATATTGGAGCTCCCAGTATCCTGACCGATATCAAGCCGCAGATCAGCAATGATACGCTCACGTACCGGATCTTGCCCGGAGGGTACACATACATCGCAATCTACGATGAGTCATATGAGGTCTACCAACCGTTTAAGGCCGCGATGCTTTCCGCAATTGCGAACAAGTCACCCGGCATGGTGATCGATCTCCGGTACAACAGCGGTGGGGATGACAACATCGCGTCCTGCTTTGCCGGCTGGTTTGTGGACAAGCCGGTATTCTACGAATATGCCACCAAGTATGATACCGGTTCCCGGAAGTTCATGGTTGTGTCAGAAGCCTGGACCGTGCCCCGGCCAATCGGGTACCATGGGCCGGTAGCGGTGATGGTCAGCCCGGACACCATCAGCTCCGGGGAAGGAGTCCCGATGATCTTTGCAAAGTCCGGAACCGGCACGATCATCTCCTGGTACGGGACCAACGGGGCTTTCGGCATGAACGGCCTCCAGGCTATCCTGCCGCTGGGCATGTACGTAGTCTTCCCGGACGGGGCATCGCTCAATGAGAAACACGTGATGCAGGTCGACAGCAATGCGTCTGGCATCGGCGGCGTGTCGCCGCAGATCCGGGTTCCGCTCAACGAGGATACGGTTGCACGCACGATGTCCGGAGAAGATGTCCAGCTGACCTATGCGCTGAATTGGTTAATTGAGCAGCAGAATCCAAAAACTCCGTCAGCAACTGCGGCAACAGCTATGCCAACACAGAAATCTGCACCGGGTATTACAATGATTGTCGTTGCGTTCGGTCTTCTTGTCGTGATTGCCGGACGGAAGTAA
- a CDS encoding PEGA domain-containing protein, translating into MQQKSSRLRNIVICLVILGVLLSGCTTAPIPAPETGSVRITSSPTGAEIYLDNEYRGTTPATITAIPTGNHTLEVRERGYERWSATIKVDENLSEIPVALVSAPSTLPVTFAIVNPGIAKTDLPQIHVDGYWTWPPSAGTSNPSSVLVHVDSFNVGYTDAREVTVSANLYYEGRQVCWNTIYLGTLNAGSHVTKDTIISCTLPSGLNSQDLMIRFENVVVSP; encoded by the coding sequence ATGCAGCAGAAGTCTTCCCGTCTCAGGAATATTGTCATCTGCCTTGTGATACTGGGAGTCTTACTATCGGGGTGCACTACGGCACCCATTCCGGCACCGGAGACCGGGTCTGTCAGGATCACCTCCTCGCCGACCGGGGCAGAAATCTACCTGGACAATGAATACCGGGGTACCACACCGGCCACCATAACAGCAATCCCGACCGGTAACCACACGCTTGAAGTTCGGGAGCGCGGGTATGAGCGCTGGTCTGCCACCATCAAGGTTGACGAAAATCTTTCAGAAATCCCGGTTGCGCTGGTGAGCGCTCCTTCTACCCTGCCCGTAACTTTTGCCATCGTAAATCCGGGCATAGCGAAAACCGATCTCCCCCAGATCCATGTTGACGGATACTGGACATGGCCGCCATCTGCCGGTACTTCCAACCCGTCTTCGGTTCTCGTACATGTCGACAGCTTCAATGTAGGGTATACTGATGCCCGGGAAGTAACGGTCTCGGCTAACCTGTACTATGAAGGGCGGCAGGTCTGCTGGAATACGATCTACCTCGGGACCCTGAATGCCGGCAGCCATGTCACAAAAGATACCATAATATCCTGCACGCTGCCCTCTGGTCTCAACAGCCAGGATTTGATGATCCGTTTTGAAAATGTGGTTGTATCCCCGTAA
- a CDS encoding CxxC-x17-CxxC domain-containing protein, whose amino-acid sequence MYGESNFGGNRGPRDFGPREMTKVVCSDCGKECEVPFKPTEGRPVYCRDCLPKHRKPRF is encoded by the coding sequence ATGTATGGAGAATCAAATTTTGGCGGAAACCGCGGTCCCCGTGACTTCGGTCCCCGTGAAATGACAAAAGTAGTCTGTTCAGACTGTGGAAAAGAATGCGAAGTACCGTTCAAGCCAACTGAGGGAAGGCCCGTCTACTGCAGAGACTGCCTCCCGAAACACCGGAAGCCCCGCTTCTGA
- a CDS encoding shikimate kinase translates to MKNIILIGMPGAGKSTAGVILAKTLGMKFTDTDLMIQEQAGRLLQKIIDEDGPDAFKKIEEETIQSLHRLNTVIATGGSVVFYENAMAHLKKDGIVVYLKISYEEMENRLKNITTRGIVLVAGQSLRHMYDQRIPLYEKYADITIDCSKEDFEIIVKRIIDDL, encoded by the coding sequence ATGAAAAACATCATCCTCATCGGCATGCCTGGCGCAGGGAAGAGTACTGCTGGCGTGATCCTTGCAAAAACCCTGGGAATGAAATTTACTGATACCGATCTTATGATACAGGAACAGGCTGGAAGGCTCCTGCAGAAAATTATTGATGAGGACGGACCTGATGCATTTAAAAAAATCGAGGAAGAAACGATCCAGTCCCTCCATCGCCTCAATACGGTTATTGCGACGGGGGGTAGTGTGGTTTTTTATGAAAATGCAATGGCGCATCTCAAAAAGGATGGCATTGTCGTTTACCTGAAGATCTCTTATGAGGAGATGGAAAATAGACTCAAAAATATCACGACCCGGGGAATTGTTCTGGTTGCGGGCCAGAGCCTCCGTCACATGTATGACCAGAGGATTCCTTTGTATGAAAAGTATGCCGATATAACCATCGATTGTTCCAAAGAAGATTTTGAGATTATTGTAAAAAGAATCATTGATGATCTCTGA
- a CDS encoding HIT family protein, producing the protein MEPAKCPFCKPFADDIVTKNELCYARWDRFPASKGHLLLIPYRHTPTLFTMTIEEKLAMFALIDDCKEVIEENFTPAGYNIGFNTGVAAGQTVMHCHCHMIPRYVGDVKEPRGGIRGVVMGKNGY; encoded by the coding sequence ATGGAACCTGCCAAATGCCCGTTCTGCAAACCATTTGCCGATGATATTGTAACAAAGAACGAGCTCTGCTATGCCCGCTGGGATCGGTTCCCGGCCAGCAAGGGGCACCTGCTCCTGATTCCCTACCGCCATACACCGACTCTTTTTACGATGACGATTGAGGAGAAGCTGGCAATGTTTGCCCTGATCGATGACTGTAAAGAAGTGATCGAGGAGAATTTCACTCCAGCCGGGTACAACATCGGATTCAATACGGGTGTGGCAGCCGGGCAGACTGTGATGCACTGCCATTGTCACATGATCCCACGGTATGTCGGGGATGTCAAGGAACCCCGTGGCGGGATACGCGGGGTTGTGATGGGGAAGAACGGGTATTGA
- a CDS encoding TATA-box-binding protein has translation MVDKKYESLKIENIVASGVIAESIDLVELSSKVKNCELNKKRFPGAVYRIEDPKIASLIFSSGKIVLTGIRNNKALVDGLAIIIKSLNEAGIATLKEPKVAITNMVCSYDLGKYINLNKVVVTLNVENIEYEPEQFPGLVYRIKDPKIVVLIFSSGKIILTGGRNLEDIRKGLGVLEQKLESIM, from the coding sequence ATGGTTGATAAGAAGTACGAATCTTTGAAGATTGAGAATATCGTAGCATCCGGAGTCATTGCCGAATCCATTGATCTTGTCGAGTTGTCAAGCAAGGTCAAGAACTGCGAGCTCAATAAGAAACGGTTTCCCGGAGCGGTCTATCGTATCGAGGATCCCAAGATTGCATCCCTGATCTTTTCGTCGGGCAAGATCGTGCTCACCGGCATCCGGAATAATAAGGCGCTTGTTGACGGGCTTGCAATTATTATCAAATCGTTGAATGAGGCAGGTATTGCGACCCTTAAAGAGCCAAAAGTTGCGATCACCAATATGGTCTGTTCCTACGATCTCGGTAAATATATCAATCTCAACAAGGTTGTCGTCACGCTCAATGTTGAAAATATCGAGTACGAACCCGAACAGTTCCCCGGCTTGGTCTACCGGATTAAGGATCCCAAGATTGTCGTTCTTATCTTCTCTTCAGGAAAGATCATTCTCACGGGTGGCAGGAATCTTGAAGATATCCGGAAGGGCCTTGGCGTTCTCGAGCAGAAGCTCGAAAGCATTATGTAA
- a CDS encoding PEP/pyruvate-binding domain-containing protein gives MEKEPVRLATFGFGQQNILPAEEFGNKAAGLATMATLGIPVPSGFSLSVALCREYYEGQRTLPPETPQFISQGITFLERATGTVFGGERRPLLVSVRSGSPVSMPGIMDTILNVGLTPVSVHGMIAKSGSPRFAYDTYRRFLENFGVCVFNHDKQEYYRLLQNALQEEDLADERELDFLSLRTLCSEYASLYVTDEERSCLTDARRQLECAFGAVLNTWMNIRAVEYRRLHSIDESIGTAITVQAMVFGNFSATSGSGVAFTRNPWTGIKELLIDFRFASQGEDVVSGARSAITQAELVELLPDVYREILQIGARLEEHYRDMQDMEFTVQEGRLFILQCRTGKRSPLAELRIVVELCEGGIIGRQELLERVKKIPVESLELQTVLSDSPPIAYGISASGGVAQGSIAFSVERAVLDSQTGPVILVRETATPDDIAGIVVSAGILTARGARTSHAAVVARHRGKVCVVNCTDLNIEPAQHRCTIKDVSFHEGDILSLDGNSGAVFKGPVQVIRQLPEDLLEKVRQWKFTA, from the coding sequence ATGGAGAAGGAACCTGTCAGGCTTGCCACATTCGGATTCGGGCAGCAGAATATACTTCCGGCAGAAGAGTTCGGCAACAAGGCTGCCGGTCTGGCCACGATGGCTACGCTGGGGATACCGGTCCCCTCCGGTTTTTCCCTGTCCGTAGCATTGTGCCGGGAATATTATGAAGGTCAGCGGACACTACCTCCGGAAACACCCCAGTTCATCAGTCAGGGCATCACCTTCCTTGAACGGGCTACAGGCACGGTCTTTGGGGGTGAGCGACGGCCACTGCTGGTCTCAGTCCGTTCCGGATCGCCGGTCTCCATGCCTGGGATCATGGATACCATCCTCAACGTCGGTCTTACCCCGGTATCAGTTCACGGGATGATTGCCAAATCCGGCAGTCCCCGTTTCGCGTACGATACCTACCGGCGTTTTTTGGAAAATTTTGGTGTCTGTGTATTTAATCATGATAAACAGGAATATTACCGGCTGCTGCAAAACGCGCTTCAAGAGGAAGATCTGGCAGATGAACGCGAACTTGACTTTTTGAGCCTTCGGACGCTCTGCAGTGAATACGCATCCCTGTATGTGACCGATGAGGAACGTTCCTGCCTTACGGATGCACGAAGGCAACTGGAATGTGCCTTTGGTGCCGTCCTTAATACCTGGATGAACATAAGAGCGGTGGAATACCGCCGCCTTCACAGCATTGATGAATCCATAGGAACCGCAATTACTGTCCAGGCGATGGTCTTTGGCAACTTCAGCGCAACTTCCGGGTCCGGGGTTGCGTTTACCCGGAACCCCTGGACCGGTATAAAAGAACTTCTTATCGATTTCCGGTTTGCTTCCCAGGGTGAAGATGTTGTCTCCGGTGCACGCTCGGCAATCACCCAGGCTGAACTGGTCGAACTGCTGCCGGATGTCTACCGCGAAATTCTCCAGATTGGTGCACGACTTGAAGAGCATTATCGGGACATGCAGGACATGGAATTCACGGTTCAGGAAGGGAGGTTGTTCATTCTCCAGTGCCGGACGGGGAAACGATCTCCGCTGGCCGAACTACGGATTGTTGTTGAACTGTGCGAAGGGGGAATTATCGGCCGACAGGAATTGCTTGAGCGGGTCAAAAAAATCCCGGTCGAGTCTCTTGAACTTCAGACGGTTCTTTCTGATTCTCCCCCGATTGCATATGGCATCTCCGCCTCCGGAGGAGTAGCGCAGGGATCTATCGCGTTTTCTGTTGAACGGGCAGTTCTTGACAGTCAGACGGGGCCAGTTATCCTGGTGAGAGAGACTGCTACACCGGATGACATTGCCGGTATCGTTGTTTCTGCCGGAATTCTCACTGCCCGCGGGGCCCGCACCTCTCATGCGGCTGTCGTTGCCCGGCACCGGGGCAAAGTATGCGTGGTAAACTGCACAGACCTGAACATTGAACCAGCACAGCACCGGTGTACCATCAAGGATGTTTCCTTCCATGAAGGCGATATCCTCTCTCTGGACGGCAACTCCGGCGCCGTATTCAAAGGACCCGTTCAGGTTATAAGGCAGCTGCCTGAGGATTTGCTCGAAAAGGTGCGGCAGTGGAAATTCACGGCATGA
- the ilvN gene encoding acetolactate synthase small subunit: MKPHTLSILVENKAGVLSRVTGLFSRRGFNIESLAVGPCEEPGMSRITIVVIGDDAKVEQVMKQLNKLIDIIKVSDLTENERVERELALIKVTAEQGSSRAEIMQIATIFRASIVDVSPKSIILQVIGDTEKIDALEKLLRQYGVKEFVRTGTIGILRGSKTVSSTK; the protein is encoded by the coding sequence ATGAAGCCGCACACCCTGTCGATCCTTGTCGAGAACAAGGCCGGTGTCCTCTCAAGGGTCACCGGGCTCTTCTCGCGCCGGGGGTTCAACATCGAGAGCCTGGCTGTCGGACCCTGTGAAGAACCGGGCATGAGCCGGATCACCATTGTGGTGATCGGTGACGATGCCAAGGTTGAGCAGGTGATGAAACAGCTCAACAAGCTGATCGATATCATCAAGGTTTCGGACCTGACCGAAAACGAGCGGGTGGAACGGGAACTCGCCCTTATCAAGGTTACCGCGGAACAGGGATCCTCCCGGGCAGAGATCATGCAGATCGCTACGATCTTCCGGGCATCGATTGTTGATGTGAGCCCGAAGTCAATCATCCTCCAGGTAATCGGCGATACGGAAAAGATCGATGCACTCGAAAAACTCCTGCGCCAGTACGGCGTCAAAGAGTTTGTCCGGACCGGAACGATTGGGATCCTCCGCGGGTCAAAGACCGTCAGTAGTACAAAATAA
- the ilvB gene encoding biosynthetic-type acetolactate synthase large subunit — protein MKTGAKILVESLLREGTEIIFGYPGGVVLPIYDELYDSPLRHLLVRHEQAAAHAADGYARASGRVGVCLATSGPGACNLVTGIATSYMDSTPVVAITGQVPTNLLGNDAFQESDITGITLPITKHNYLVKSAGDVSRVVQEAFYIAGTGRPGPVLIDIPKDVSTGMAEDVKLPEKVTLRGYNPTYKGHKRQIEKALELLGHAERPLIYAGGGIISSNASPELIEFATLASVPVTTTLMGIGCIPCHHPLNLGMLGMHGTEYANFAVTECDLIIAIGARFDDRVTGKIDTFAPHAKIIHIDIDPAEIGKNKRVDVPIVGDVKAVLKDILALMKKQDAHDIWLKKIKHWKQHHPLKCPSTGGLHPQFVIRTLSDLVKDKAVIVSEVGQNQMWTAQHFCFHNPRTWITSGGLGTMGFGFPAGIGAHFARPDVPTFVIAGDGSIQMNIQEMGTVAANKIPVKIAILNNMYLGMVRQWQELFFDHRYSFTELPPVDFVKIGQAYGIEGMRVETPEDVLPAFHASLDCDGPFVMDFRIEREENVFPMVPAGAAINEMIGGHPR, from the coding sequence ATGAAAACCGGGGCAAAAATACTCGTTGAATCACTCCTGCGCGAAGGTACTGAAATTATCTTTGGATATCCTGGCGGAGTGGTCTTGCCGATCTATGATGAACTCTATGATTCACCATTACGGCACCTCCTCGTACGGCACGAACAGGCAGCAGCGCATGCCGCAGACGGGTATGCACGGGCTAGCGGTCGTGTAGGGGTATGCCTCGCCACATCAGGCCCCGGTGCATGTAACCTTGTCACCGGTATTGCCACGTCCTACATGGACTCCACCCCGGTAGTAGCTATCACCGGCCAGGTTCCGACAAATCTTCTCGGCAACGACGCGTTCCAGGAATCGGATATCACCGGTATCACCCTGCCTATCACCAAGCACAATTACCTGGTAAAGAGTGCCGGCGATGTCAGCCGGGTTGTCCAGGAAGCGTTCTATATCGCCGGAACCGGAAGGCCGGGCCCGGTCTTAATCGACATCCCCAAGGATGTGAGTACCGGCATGGCCGAAGATGTGAAGTTACCTGAGAAGGTCACACTTCGCGGCTACAATCCCACCTATAAGGGCCACAAGCGCCAGATCGAAAAAGCACTCGAACTGCTCGGTCATGCAGAGCGCCCGCTCATCTATGCCGGCGGTGGCATCATCTCATCCAATGCCTCGCCCGAGCTCATAGAGTTTGCAACACTGGCATCGGTTCCGGTCACGACTACCCTGATGGGCATCGGCTGCATTCCCTGTCACCACCCGCTCAATCTCGGCATGCTCGGTATGCATGGCACAGAATATGCAAATTTTGCGGTCACGGAATGTGATCTCATCATCGCCATCGGGGCCCGGTTTGATGACCGCGTGACCGGGAAGATCGATACGTTTGCTCCCCACGCAAAGATCATCCATATCGATATCGATCCGGCCGAGATCGGCAAGAACAAACGGGTGGACGTGCCGATAGTTGGGGATGTGAAAGCGGTCTTAAAGGATATTCTTGCGCTTATGAAGAAGCAGGATGCCCATGACATCTGGTTAAAGAAGATCAAGCACTGGAAACAGCACCACCCGCTTAAGTGCCCGTCAACCGGGGGCCTGCACCCGCAGTTTGTCATCCGGACCCTGAGCGATCTGGTGAAGGACAAAGCGGTGATCGTCTCAGAAGTCGGCCAGAACCAGATGTGGACTGCGCAGCACTTCTGCTTCCACAACCCGCGAACCTGGATTACCTCCGGCGGACTGGGTACCATGGGCTTTGGGTTCCCTGCGGGCATTGGCGCACATTTTGCAAGGCCGGATGTCCCGACCTTTGTGATTGCCGGTGATGGCAGTATCCAGATGAACATCCAGGAGATGGGAACGGTTGCAGCGAACAAGATCCCGGTGAAGATCGCGATCTTAAACAACATGTATCTCGGCATGGTCCGGCAATGGCAGGAGCTTTTCTTCGACCACCGCTACTCGTTTACCGAACTTCCACCCGTTGATTTCGTGAAGATTGGCCAGGCATACGGCATCGAAGGTATGAGGGTCGAGACGCCTGAAGATGTACTTCCGGCTTTCCATGCTTCGCTCGACTGCGATGGCCCGTTTGTCATGGACTTCCGGATCGAGCGGGAAGAGAATGTGTTCCCCATGGTCCCGGCCGGTGCTGCCATCAACGAGATGATCGGAGGGCACCCGCGATGA
- a CDS encoding 2-isopropylmalate synthase, producing MGQRLRFFDTTLRDGEQTPGVSLTPQKKLEIATALSDIGVDVVEVGSAAASVGERDAMKMISEAGLSAEICTFVRALHLDIDAAADFGADSVHLVIPVSDLHIEKKMRKTRDQVALMAWEAVEYAKGRGLIVELSGEDASRADQEFLHHIFSEGIKRGADRLCFCDTVGLLTPEKIAGIIPPLSRIAPLSIHCHDDLGFALANTVAALKAGAGCAHVTVNGLGERAGNTPLEELVMALEVLYECPTRIKKEKIYHLSTLVSRLTGVPLPVNKAIVGEMAFTHESGIHAHGVIKEPSTYESIKPEQIGRKRRIVLGKHSGSASVEAALNEMKYTPDAPQLKEILKRIKQLGDEGKRVSDTDLMAVADAVLAIECKPVIRMKQFTAISGSNMLPTASVTLLVNGEEITGAATGDGPVDAAMQVLRRSVSELADIRLEEYHVDAISGGTDALVEVTVRLSKDGKIITSRGARTDIIMASVEAMIAGMNRLLEGKT from the coding sequence TTGGGCCAAAGGCTGCGTTTTTTTGATACAACATTACGTGACGGGGAGCAGACGCCCGGCGTTTCTTTAACCCCGCAAAAGAAACTTGAGATTGCAACTGCGCTTTCTGATATTGGCGTGGATGTCGTTGAAGTCGGCTCAGCTGCCGCATCTGTTGGCGAACGGGATGCAATGAAGATGATCTCGGAGGCCGGCCTTTCTGCAGAGATCTGCACGTTCGTGCGTGCCCTGCACCTCGACATCGATGCGGCTGCCGATTTTGGCGCGGATTCAGTCCACCTCGTTATCCCGGTCAGCGATCTTCATATTGAAAAGAAGATGCGAAAGACCCGCGATCAGGTGGCACTGATGGCATGGGAGGCTGTCGAGTACGCAAAAGGACGGGGACTTATTGTGGAACTTTCCGGTGAGGATGCCTCACGTGCGGACCAAGAGTTTCTCCACCATATCTTCTCTGAAGGCATCAAGCGGGGAGCAGACCGCCTCTGTTTCTGTGATACGGTCGGGCTCCTGACCCCGGAAAAAATTGCCGGGATCATCCCACCGCTCAGCCGGATAGCGCCCCTGTCCATCCATTGCCATGACGACCTTGGTTTTGCGCTCGCAAATACGGTTGCCGCACTAAAAGCCGGGGCCGGGTGTGCGCATGTGACGGTGAACGGGCTGGGTGAGCGGGCGGGCAATACCCCGCTTGAAGAACTCGTCATGGCGCTGGAAGTGCTGTACGAGTGCCCGACCCGGATCAAAAAAGAGAAGATCTACCATCTCTCAACGCTCGTTTCGCGGCTGACCGGTGTACCATTACCGGTAAACAAAGCGATTGTCGGCGAGATGGCCTTTACCCACGAGAGCGGCATCCATGCTCATGGGGTCATAAAGGAACCATCAACCTATGAATCGATCAAGCCCGAGCAGATCGGCCGCAAGCGGCGGATTGTGCTCGGCAAGCATTCCGGTTCTGCGTCCGTTGAGGCAGCCCTCAACGAGATGAAATACACGCCGGATGCACCGCAACTCAAGGAGATCTTAAAACGGATCAAACAGCTCGGCGATGAGGGCAAGCGGGTGTCCGATACCGATCTCATGGCGGTTGCCGATGCAGTACTTGCGATCGAGTGCAAACCCGTGATCCGGATGAAGCAGTTCACCGCAATTTCGGGAAGCAACATGTTACCTACCGCATCGGTAACCCTGCTGGTAAACGGCGAAGAGATCACCGGCGCAGCTACCGGAGACGGACCGGTGGATGCCGCCATGCAGGTGCTGAGAAGATCGGTATCAGAACTGGCCGATATCCGGCTCGAAGAATATCACGTCGATGCCATCAGTGGCGGAACCGATGCGCTGGTCGAAGTGACAGTAAGATTAAGTAAAGACGGGAAGATAATTACTTCTCGCGGCGCACGCACGGATATTATCATGGCGAGCGTCGAGGCGATGATCGCCGGCATGAACAGACTACTAGAGGGAAAAACATGA
- a CDS encoding DUF2115 domain-containing protein, producing MFTGHRPDNQSAVVEQIRSDITHLKSARNRGELGTIISSIVLRYSPKDIEQMRCNFKEKIRNVSPEYRDHLQAKITEHLLGTWQTLRLMQQQGAFSPMKEPVSAEMKTYWDMVTTQCSREEEGDDNRLRFLKFLIAGFNMFVQHEPGHPVGTLFPGGDTVQYIDGVYYCPVREKANDVDAALCPFCPALQSPVIGYLKPPVNASEHRKQEFIRNCHDFHHFNG from the coding sequence ATGTTTACCGGGCATAGGCCGGACAACCAGTCTGCAGTTGTTGAACAGATCCGTTCGGATATCACCCATCTCAAATCCGCACGGAACCGGGGAGAACTGGGTACAATTATCTCCTCAATAGTTCTCCGGTATTCCCCCAAAGATATCGAGCAGATGCGGTGCAATTTCAAAGAGAAGATCCGCAATGTATCCCCGGAATACCGGGACCACCTCCAGGCAAAGATCACCGAACACCTGCTGGGCACGTGGCAGACCCTGCGCCTCATGCAGCAACAAGGCGCTTTCTCTCCCATGAAAGAACCGGTATCCGCAGAAATGAAAACGTACTGGGATATGGTTACTACACAGTGCAGTAGAGAAGAAGAAGGGGATGATAACCGGCTCCGGTTCTTAAAATTCCTGATAGCCGGCTTTAACATGTTTGTGCAACACGAACCGGGGCATCCGGTCGGTACGCTGTTTCCCGGGGGTGACACGGTCCAGTATATCGACGGTGTGTATTATTGCCCGGTGCGGGAAAAGGCAAACGATGTGGATGCAGCACTCTGCCCATTCTGTCCCGCCCTCCAGAGTCCGGTGATCGGGTACCTCAAACCCCCGGTGAATGCAAGCGAGCACCGCAAACAGGAGTTCATAAGAAACTGCCATGATTTCCATCATTTCAACGGGTGA